One genomic window of Haloferax mediterranei ATCC 33500 includes the following:
- a CDS encoding mechanosensitive ion channel family protein — MVLLQQGFALDPQQYVPQLVSAVTTVVLFVVVFAVIYLFGKSFVTRVVEEGLRRRDFDETIIGLAMSTTTVVTAVVAVALAATVAGFGVVLAAFATLGGALALAVGFAAQDLIANFVAGVFIIQDEPFTVGDWIEWNGNSGVVRDIQLRVTRLDTFDNELVTVPNSDLANAAVVNNVANDQRRVSVGFGIGYDDDIEQARDAIVEEGSRIEGVLDDPEPTAPVTELGDSAVVLSGRLWIDPDESSYGAVRAQFVEAVKERFDAEGIDMPYPNTELSGGVEVTNVGEGAGATSD, encoded by the coding sequence ATGGTCTTACTTCAACAGGGGTTCGCGCTCGACCCACAGCAGTACGTCCCGCAACTCGTCAGTGCAGTCACGACGGTCGTGTTGTTCGTCGTCGTGTTCGCCGTCATCTATCTGTTCGGAAAGTCCTTCGTGACCCGGGTGGTGGAAGAAGGCCTCAGACGTCGCGACTTCGACGAGACGATTATCGGGCTTGCAATGAGCACCACCACCGTCGTCACCGCCGTCGTCGCAGTCGCGCTGGCCGCGACAGTCGCTGGCTTCGGTGTCGTCCTCGCGGCGTTTGCGACGTTGGGTGGTGCTCTCGCCCTCGCAGTCGGGTTCGCTGCACAGGACCTCATCGCCAACTTCGTCGCTGGCGTGTTCATCATCCAAGACGAACCGTTCACCGTCGGTGACTGGATCGAGTGGAACGGAAACAGCGGTGTAGTCCGCGATATTCAACTGCGTGTGACGAGGCTGGACACGTTCGACAACGAACTGGTCACCGTCCCGAACAGCGACCTCGCTAACGCGGCAGTGGTCAACAACGTGGCGAACGACCAGCGTCGGGTGTCGGTGGGATTCGGCATCGGGTACGACGACGACATCGAGCAGGCACGCGATGCCATCGTCGAGGAAGGGTCGCGCATCGAGGGCGTCCTCGACGACCCCGAGCCGACGGCCCCCGTCACGGAACTGGGCGACTCGGCGGTCGTCCTCTCGGGTCGACTCTGGATTGACCCGGACGAAAGTAGTTACGGCGCGGTGCGCGCGCAGTTCGTCGAGGCGGTCAAGGAGCGCTTCGACGCGGAAGGAATCGATATGCCGTACCCCAACACGGAACTCTCGGGCGGCGTCGAAGTCACGAACGTCGGTGAGGGTGCGGGGGCGACGAGCGACTGA
- a CDS encoding NAD(P)/FAD-dependent oxidoreductase yields MTRDVCIVGAGAAGAGAAYALRDTNSNVTILEKSRGVCGRAATRRKNGCRYDHGANYIKNHDQRTTQLIRDLGEDGLVDVEKPVWTFDGDGVISTGDARDQYKWSWTEGITQLAKRLLAQTDAAVERETQVAAIDHNPDTGYWSVVDATGTRRGPFDVVLLTPPAPQTAAILTETGWGNQCMVGLREAIGSVEYRTIRTIVLHYPFEREEPWYALVNTDKEHDIGWVAREECKDGHVPDGESLLVVQLSPEWSTEHYDDPLSEVAPDVADMVAALLDDDRLRDPDWVDDQGWRYALPNGVANREIIRRGEPNGLYFAGDWTVGEGRVHAALWSGIEAGERIANG; encoded by the coding sequence ATGACTCGTGACGTGTGCATCGTCGGAGCGGGTGCCGCGGGGGCTGGCGCGGCGTACGCACTGCGCGATACGAATTCGAACGTGACAATTCTCGAAAAGAGCCGCGGAGTGTGCGGGCGCGCCGCGACCCGCCGAAAAAACGGCTGTCGATACGACCACGGCGCGAACTACATCAAAAATCACGACCAGCGGACGACGCAACTCATCCGCGACCTTGGTGAAGACGGACTCGTCGACGTCGAAAAGCCCGTCTGGACGTTCGACGGCGACGGCGTCATCTCCACAGGCGATGCGCGCGACCAGTACAAGTGGTCGTGGACCGAGGGAATCACCCAACTGGCGAAGCGACTGCTCGCACAAACCGATGCGGCTGTCGAACGCGAGACACAAGTCGCCGCCATCGACCACAACCCGGACACCGGATACTGGTCTGTCGTCGACGCAACGGGAACACGGCGCGGGCCGTTCGACGTCGTCCTGTTGACGCCACCGGCCCCGCAGACGGCCGCAATCCTCACCGAAACAGGGTGGGGCAACCAGTGCATGGTCGGCCTCCGCGAGGCCATCGGAAGCGTCGAATACCGGACGATTCGAACGATTGTGCTCCACTACCCGTTCGAGCGCGAAGAACCGTGGTACGCGCTCGTCAACACCGACAAGGAACACGATATCGGCTGGGTCGCACGCGAGGAGTGCAAGGACGGCCACGTGCCCGATGGCGAGAGTCTCCTCGTCGTGCAACTGAGTCCCGAATGGTCGACAGAACACTACGATGACCCACTCTCAGAGGTTGCCCCCGATGTGGCAGACATGGTCGCGGCCCTCCTCGACGACGACCGACTCCGCGACCCTGACTGGGTCGATGACCAGGGCTGGCGGTATGCACTCCCTAACGGCGTTGCCAACCGCGAAATCATTCGCCGTGGGGAGCCGAACGGACTGTACTTCGCGGGCGACTGGACGGTCGGCGAGGGACGGGTTCACGCCGCCCTCTGGAGCGGTATCGAAGCGGGCGAGCGAATCGCTAACGGCTGA
- a CDS encoding ion channel has protein sequence MGSHAPGSHGGTLRDVIRFYLLDHKTIVGKAIDISLLVLNLVFVGVFVAETYSVAASLQSMFWVIEAGISVIFLVEYLLRVYGARSRLDEIFNFYSFVDLLAILPTLAVLVLSVPAATANSGFLRSIRVVRVLRFYRFTRDEEFFFGTVSVGTLRVMKLLLTVLTIFFVAAGMFYSFEHELNPGINTFGDAFYFTVVTLSTVGFGDIVPVTQPGRWVTVAAILAGIILIPWQASKIVKEWGHRDKVNVVCENCGLAYHDRDASHCKSCGHVIYQEFDSRE, from the coding sequence ATGGGTAGCCACGCGCCCGGCTCGCACGGAGGGACTCTCCGAGACGTCATTCGATTTTACCTCCTCGACCACAAGACGATTGTCGGCAAGGCAATCGACATCTCGCTGCTCGTGCTTAATCTCGTGTTCGTGGGAGTGTTCGTCGCCGAGACGTACTCAGTCGCTGCGTCACTCCAGTCGATGTTCTGGGTTATCGAAGCCGGTATCTCGGTTATCTTCCTCGTGGAGTATCTGCTTCGGGTGTACGGTGCCCGGAGCCGTCTGGATGAAATATTCAATTTCTACTCGTTCGTCGACCTCTTGGCCATCTTGCCGACGCTCGCGGTGTTGGTCTTATCGGTTCCGGCTGCCACGGCGAACAGCGGTTTTCTCCGTTCGATTCGCGTGGTTCGTGTGCTTCGCTTCTACCGATTTACGCGGGACGAGGAGTTCTTCTTCGGGACTGTTTCGGTCGGCACACTCCGTGTGATGAAGTTACTACTGACGGTCTTGACCATCTTCTTCGTCGCCGCGGGGATGTTCTACTCGTTCGAGCACGAACTGAACCCCGGCATCAACACGTTCGGCGATGCGTTCTACTTCACCGTCGTCACACTCTCGACGGTTGGATTCGGAGATATCGTCCCTGTCACACAACCGGGGCGGTGGGTCACAGTCGCGGCGATTCTAGCGGGCATTATCCTCATCCCGTGGCAGGCGAGTAAAATCGTCAAAGAGTGGGGTCACAGGGACAAGGTAAACGTCGTCTGCGAGAACTGCGGGTTGGCGTACCACGACCGCGACGCCTCACACTGCAAGTCGTGTGGCCACGTCATCTACCAAGAGTTCGACTCGCGAGAGTAA
- a CDS encoding universal stress protein → MYDTILVPIDGSDSMMPVVEDAAALAAERDASVYLLYVLDKRAFLTLADDRLDEVYEELEAQGEAALEAAAEIMAEHGVDAETMLRRGDPANEILSFAGEIDADLISMGTHARFEDNILGSVSRSVVTESDIPVLTTPIEAR, encoded by the coding sequence ATGTACGATACTATCCTCGTGCCAATCGACGGAAGCGACTCGATGATGCCGGTCGTCGAAGACGCTGCGGCCCTCGCTGCCGAGCGTGATGCCTCCGTCTACCTTCTCTACGTCCTCGACAAACGAGCCTTCCTGACGCTTGCCGATGACCGACTTGACGAAGTGTACGAGGAACTCGAAGCACAGGGCGAGGCCGCCCTCGAAGCGGCCGCAGAAATCATGGCAGAACACGGTGTCGACGCCGAGACCATGCTCCGCCGCGGCGACCCGGCAAACGAGATTCTCTCGTTCGCCGGTGAAATCGATGCGGACCTCATCTCGATGGGAACCCACGCCCGGTTCGAAGACAACATCCTCGGAAGTGTCTCGCGCTCGGTCGTCACTGAGTCGGACATCCCCGTGCTCACGACCCCAATCGAGGCACGCTGA
- a CDS encoding DUF3784 domain-containing protein codes for MTVALGETTIVVAVLMLTGLGLCYLGYRIRYLKDYHLIAGYRSEEVADADSLARLVGGGTIVIGLVTLLYGAGAIVLRAGDTYWLSYTVLVLVSAGYLSVQSRQYAAET; via the coding sequence ATGACAGTAGCCCTCGGCGAAACCACAATCGTCGTGGCGGTACTGATGCTCACGGGACTGGGTCTCTGTTATCTCGGCTATCGCATCCGGTATCTGAAGGACTATCATCTGATTGCCGGGTACCGGTCGGAGGAGGTCGCCGACGCGGACAGTCTCGCGCGACTGGTCGGCGGCGGGACGATTGTCATCGGTCTCGTCACACTCCTTTACGGGGCCGGAGCCATCGTGCTTCGAGCAGGCGACACCTACTGGCTCAGCTACACTGTCCTCGTACTCGTCTCTGCGGGCTACCTCTCGGTGCAGAGTCGGCAGTACGCGGCCGAGACGTGA
- a CDS encoding anthranilate phosphoribosyltransferase: protein MAAVDSEFGEWPLKRLMTEVVGTGTKSAEDMTREQAMEAMRRILADEPDHTTLGAFWLANRWKHNNAEELAGFTDVMAEHVEYAEPEVDPVDCGANYDGKGKTAILGVAAGITAAAAGTPVVVHSGDRVPTQKQDAYKHVLDELGVRTELDPDESADMVDETGFGFYYQPKFNPAIHALWERRDNMGVRTFVNTIETIANPANASTHLGSFYHLAFAKKMVNTFEASEHHDLHRVVMFQGMEGYDDIRPGYTKVAEWTDGEFDDFEIETADYGMDFEYDDLGVDEDDVAGDSAEITEAVLSGDREDRFADAVALNAALRIYAREDADSIDEGLEMAREAIDSGAAADVLEDLRAF, encoded by the coding sequence ATGGCAGCAGTCGACAGCGAGTTCGGTGAGTGGCCGCTGAAGCGTCTGATGACCGAGGTTGTCGGGACGGGCACGAAGTCCGCCGAGGACATGACCCGCGAGCAGGCGATGGAAGCGATGCGTCGCATCCTCGCCGACGAACCCGACCACACCACGCTCGGGGCGTTCTGGCTCGCCAACCGCTGGAAGCACAACAACGCCGAGGAACTCGCCGGGTTCACCGACGTGATGGCCGAACACGTCGAGTACGCCGAACCCGAAGTCGACCCCGTCGACTGTGGCGCGAACTACGACGGCAAGGGCAAGACGGCTATTCTCGGCGTCGCCGCTGGCATCACCGCCGCGGCCGCCGGCACACCTGTCGTCGTCCACTCCGGCGACCGCGTTCCGACACAGAAACAGGACGCCTACAAGCACGTCCTCGACGAACTCGGCGTTCGAACGGAACTCGACCCCGACGAGTCCGCCGACATGGTCGACGAGACCGGCTTCGGCTTCTACTACCAGCCGAAATTCAACCCCGCAATCCACGCGCTCTGGGAGCGCCGCGACAACATGGGCGTTCGGACCTTCGTCAACACCATCGAGACCATCGCCAACCCGGCGAACGCCTCGACGCACCTCGGGTCGTTCTACCACCTCGCGTTCGCCAAGAAGATGGTGAACACCTTCGAAGCGAGCGAACACCACGACCTCCACCGCGTCGTCATGTTCCAGGGGATGGAAGGCTACGACGACATCCGCCCCGGCTACACGAAGGTCGCAGAATGGACCGACGGCGAGTTCGACGACTTCGAAATCGAGACCGCCGACTACGGCATGGACTTCGAGTACGACGACCTCGGCGTCGACGAAGACGACGTTGCTGGTGACTCCGCGGAAATTACGGAAGCCGTGCTCTCCGGCGACCGCGAGGACCGCTTTGCCGACGCCGTCGCCCTCAACGCCGCACTCCGCATCTACGCCCGCGAAGACGCCGATTCCATCGACGAAGGGCTTGAGATGGCGCGCGAGGCCATCGACTCCGGCGCGGCCGCGGACGTGCTCGAAGACCTGCGCGCGTTCTAA
- a CDS encoding translation initiation factor IF-2 subunit beta has protein sequence MEYQTALDRALDVLPERNVEQERLTVPDPAGETDGAFTRLTNLGEIADALSRTPAHLHSTIQRTLGTSGQLEDDRARYSGSFSINDFEEAIDGYVEEYVICSECGLPDTRLVTEDGVDMLRCEACGAFRPVQKSSSVSKKRQREAVEEGRTYEVEITGTGRKGDGVAQRGKYTIFVPGAQEGQTVRVYIKNTSGSLAFARLA, from the coding sequence ATGGAGTATCAGACTGCGCTCGACCGAGCGCTCGACGTCCTTCCGGAACGAAACGTAGAACAGGAGCGTCTCACAGTCCCAGACCCCGCAGGTGAGACTGACGGCGCGTTCACGCGTCTCACCAACCTCGGCGAAATCGCGGACGCCCTGTCACGGACGCCCGCACACCTTCACAGTACCATCCAGCGTACCCTCGGTACCAGCGGACAACTGGAAGACGACCGCGCCCGCTACAGTGGTTCGTTTTCCATCAACGACTTCGAGGAAGCCATCGACGGCTACGTCGAAGAGTACGTCATCTGTTCGGAGTGTGGCCTTCCGGACACGCGTCTCGTGACCGAAGACGGCGTCGACATGCTTCGCTGTGAGGCCTGTGGTGCCTTCCGCCCGGTCCAGAAGAGCTCCAGCGTGAGCAAGAAACGCCAGCGCGAAGCCGTGGAAGAAGGTCGTACCTACGAGGTCGAAATTACCGGTACCGGCCGCAAAGGCGACGGTGTCGCCCAGCGCGGGAAGTACACTATCTTCGTTCCCGGCGCGCAGGAAGGACAGACCGTCCGTGTCTACATCAAGAACACGAGCGGTTCGCTCGCATTCGCACGACTCGCCTGA
- a CDS encoding HAD family hydrolase, which produces MYDSVIFDHDGVLTTLVDLSLLHDATWDAFDELGVTDPDPDHVERMVIHVTPADVHAVAGAYDLDPETLFRVRDEIASAAQKEAVNDGRKVPYDDFDAIRRIDAPMGIVSSNQQATIDYVLDHLDATDLFGTAYGREPSMTSLHRKKPEPYYIERAMSDLGVNSPLFVGDSDSDIVAARAAGVDSAFIRRGHRADHTPSPDPTHEIGGLDDLLDIDGVPVAGGPSLTDEETTQ; this is translated from the coding sequence ATGTACGACTCGGTCATCTTTGACCACGACGGCGTGTTGACCACGCTCGTCGACCTTTCGCTCCTCCACGATGCGACGTGGGATGCATTCGACGAACTCGGCGTCACGGACCCCGACCCAGACCACGTCGAGCGGATGGTCATCCACGTCACGCCCGCCGACGTACACGCCGTCGCTGGCGCGTACGACCTCGACCCCGAAACGCTGTTTCGCGTCCGCGACGAAATCGCCTCGGCCGCCCAGAAAGAGGCCGTCAACGACGGGCGAAAAGTGCCATACGACGACTTCGACGCCATCCGGCGTATCGACGCCCCGATGGGAATCGTCTCCAGCAACCAACAGGCGACCATCGACTACGTGCTCGACCACCTCGATGCGACCGACCTGTTCGGGACTGCTTACGGCCGCGAACCGTCGATGACGAGTCTGCACCGGAAGAAGCCCGAACCGTACTACATCGAACGCGCGATGTCGGACCTCGGCGTCAACTCGCCGCTTTTCGTCGGTGACAGCGACAGCGACATCGTCGCGGCCCGGGCCGCAGGTGTCGACTCGGCGTTCATCCGCCGCGGCCACCGTGCTGACCACACACCATCGCCCGACCCGACACACGAGATTGGCGGTCTCGACGACCTACTCGATATCGACGGCGTCCCAGTTGCGGGTGGCCCCAGCCTTACCGACGAAGAGACGACACAATGA
- the ahbB gene encoding siroheme decarboxylase subunit beta — translation MSALSDGWRDGLDEVDAALIDGYQSGFPVEERPFRVVADELGIDEDDALARVRRLREQGIFRRFGPVLNPPVIGSSTLAAVSAPDDRFDEIAELINGYQQVNHNYRRAHEWNMWFVVTAGSRETRDHILTEIEERTGCEVLNLPMLTDYYIDLEFPIMNDDRFARESLDETEVSATRISENATGNLSDLDARLLVEIQGGFPLSKTPYRDVAEAIDADTDAVVSAIERLLADGCIKRIGCVVNHIVTGFRNNCMVVWDVPDDELDDRGELVGSLPYVTLCYHRPRRPDQDWPYSLFTMIHGRDPDAVDEKIDELADEYLPFDHERLYSTEKLKQTGAQYETLVSSDE, via the coding sequence ATGAGCGCGTTGTCGGATGGCTGGCGGGACGGTCTCGACGAGGTCGACGCGGCACTCATCGACGGGTACCAAAGCGGATTCCCGGTCGAAGAACGCCCCTTCCGCGTCGTCGCCGACGAGTTAGGAATCGACGAGGACGACGCCCTCGCCCGCGTTCGGCGACTCCGGGAGCAAGGTATCTTCCGTCGCTTCGGTCCCGTTCTCAACCCGCCAGTCATCGGTAGTTCGACCCTCGCGGCCGTCTCGGCACCCGACGACCGCTTCGACGAGATTGCCGAGCTAATCAACGGCTACCAGCAGGTGAACCACAACTACCGCCGCGCCCACGAGTGGAACATGTGGTTCGTCGTCACCGCCGGGTCCCGCGAGACGCGCGACCACATCCTCACCGAAATCGAGGAGCGAACCGGGTGTGAGGTGCTGAACCTCCCGATGCTCACCGACTACTACATCGACCTCGAATTTCCCATCATGAACGACGACCGCTTCGCCCGCGAGAGTCTCGACGAGACCGAGGTGAGCGCGACTCGTATCTCCGAGAACGCCACGGGGAACCTCTCGGACCTCGACGCCCGACTGCTCGTGGAGATTCAAGGCGGCTTCCCGCTATCGAAGACACCGTACCGCGACGTGGCCGAGGCCATCGACGCCGACACCGACGCGGTCGTTTCGGCCATCGAGCGCCTCCTCGCCGACGGCTGTATCAAGCGTATCGGCTGTGTCGTCAACCACATCGTCACCGGCTTTCGAAACAACTGCATGGTCGTCTGGGACGTGCCGGACGACGAACTCGACGACCGCGGCGAACTCGTCGGAAGCCTCCCGTACGTAACGCTCTGTTATCACCGCCCGCGCCGACCCGACCAAGACTGGCCGTACAGCCTATTCACCATGATTCACGGCCGCGACCCCGACGCAGTGGACGAGAAAATCGACGAACTCGCCGATGAGTATCTGCCGTTCGACCACGAACGCCTCTACTCGACGGAGAAGTTGAAACAGACCGGCGCGCAGTACGAAACGTTAGTCAGTTCGGACGAGTGA
- the msrB gene encoding peptide-methionine (R)-S-oxide reductase MsrB: MSNNFSLSESEWRERLSDEAYRVLREQGTEPRFSGEHVDRSDDGIYRCTGCGTELFTSDTKYDSHCGWPSFYAAEDSNIELRRDRSHGMDRTEVVCSTCDGHLGHVFDDGPEPTGKRFCINSVALDFEPDEDADGDGDDA, from the coding sequence ATGAGCAACAATTTCAGTCTCTCAGAGTCCGAGTGGCGCGAACGACTCTCTGACGAGGCGTATCGCGTCCTCCGTGAACAGGGAACCGAACCGCGATTCTCTGGCGAGCACGTCGACCGCAGCGACGACGGCATCTATCGGTGTACTGGATGCGGAACCGAGTTGTTCACGTCGGACACGAAGTACGACTCCCACTGTGGGTGGCCGAGTTTCTACGCCGCCGAGGATTCGAACATCGAACTCCGACGCGACCGGAGCCACGGCATGGACCGCACCGAAGTCGTCTGTTCGACCTGTGATGGCCACCTCGGACACGTCTTCGACGACGGCCCGGAACCGACGGGCAAACGGTTCTGTATCAACTCGGTCGCGCTCGACTTCGAACCGGACGAAGATGCGGACGGAGACGGCGACGACGCGTAG
- a CDS encoding fumarylacetoacetate hydrolase family protein, with the protein MRLARIRTDDGVLAGEYDDGVVAVGTDQYEVGVDAELLAPCGPSALYCVGRNYAATVDQMEYEIPDQPDWFIKPPVSVLDPGSLIEYPAWTEELTYAGELAAVIDCECSNVDEADVPDVVRGYTILNDLDALDQPGRTARKAFDGSGPLGPWIETAVDPSNLDMTTHVGGELRQEANTEQMLFSPAEVVSFLSERYTFQPGDVVSFGSPANPGLIEPGDEVEIWYEGIGTLTNRVAEKS; encoded by the coding sequence ATGCGATTGGCACGGATTCGAACCGACGACGGAGTTCTGGCTGGGGAGTATGACGACGGCGTCGTCGCGGTGGGCACTGACCAGTACGAAGTTGGCGTCGACGCCGAGTTACTCGCCCCCTGTGGGCCATCGGCACTCTACTGTGTCGGGCGGAACTACGCGGCGACGGTCGACCAGATGGAGTACGAGATTCCAGACCAACCGGACTGGTTCATCAAACCACCCGTTTCGGTACTCGACCCCGGTTCGCTCATCGAGTATCCAGCATGGACCGAGGAACTGACCTACGCCGGTGAGTTGGCGGCCGTCATCGACTGTGAGTGCTCGAACGTGGACGAAGCCGACGTCCCGGATGTCGTCCGCGGCTACACGATTCTGAACGACCTCGATGCCCTCGACCAACCGGGTCGAACCGCACGGAAGGCCTTCGATGGCTCAGGGCCACTGGGACCGTGGATAGAGACTGCTGTCGACCCGTCGAACCTCGATATGACGACCCATGTCGGCGGCGAGTTACGACAGGAAGCAAACACCGAGCAGATGCTCTTTTCACCCGCCGAAGTCGTCTCGTTCCTCTCCGAACGCTACACCTTCCAACCGGGCGATGTCGTCTCGTTCGGAAGTCCAGCGAATCCCGGTCTAATCGAGCCCGGCGACGAAGTCGAAATCTGGTACGAAGGAATCGGGACGCTCACGAATCGCGTTGCCGAAAAAAGCTAA
- a CDS encoding aldo/keto reductase encodes MSRSIPRIGLGTMGLDTPEEAAAVTTALEMGYRHIDTAQIYENEAVVGDAIAAAEVPRKHVFLATKVWADSLAYDDVLRTTRESLDRLGTDYVDLLYVHRPIETYDPESTLSAFDELVDDSLARAVGVSNFTVSELDEAVDLLDAPLVAHQTESHPLFQRPELLDHAEEHDYDVVAYSPLAGGRVREVDEVVDVAEKHDTTPETVSLAWLAAKGLCSIPKASSERHLRTNLEAVELELDETDVAAIDSIEAEVELFPE; translated from the coding sequence ATGAGCCGCTCTATCCCCCGAATCGGACTCGGAACGATGGGTCTCGACACGCCCGAGGAAGCCGCCGCCGTGACGACGGCGCTGGAGATGGGCTACCGTCACATCGACACCGCCCAGATTTACGAGAACGAAGCCGTCGTCGGCGACGCCATCGCGGCCGCCGAGGTCCCGCGGAAGCACGTATTTCTCGCGACCAAAGTCTGGGCCGACAGCCTCGCGTACGACGACGTGCTTCGGACGACCCGCGAGAGTCTCGACCGACTGGGGACGGACTACGTGGACTTGCTGTACGTCCACCGACCAATCGAGACGTACGACCCCGAATCGACGCTTTCCGCGTTCGACGAACTCGTCGACGACAGTCTCGCCCGCGCTGTCGGTGTCAGCAACTTCACCGTCTCCGAACTGGACGAGGCGGTCGACCTACTCGACGCGCCGCTTGTCGCCCACCAGACGGAGTCTCATCCGCTGTTCCAGCGCCCTGAACTCCTCGACCACGCCGAAGAACACGATTACGATGTGGTCGCCTACTCGCCGCTCGCTGGCGGGCGCGTCCGCGAGGTAGACGAGGTCGTCGATGTCGCGGAGAAACACGACACGACCCCCGAAACCGTGAGTCTCGCGTGGCTGGCCGCGAAGGGTCTGTGCTCCATTCCGAAGGCGTCGAGCGAGCGCCATCTCCGAACGAACTTGGAGGCGGTCGAACTGGAACTCGACGAGACCGATGTCGCCGCCATCGATAGCATCGAAGCCGAAGTCGAACTGTTTCCGGAATGA
- a CDS encoding CehA/McbA family metallohydrolase, with product MSTLTVRIDPHVHSEGSYDAHDPVELILEQAAEIGLDAVVVTDHDVIDESIRAAQLAPMYGLVGIPGVEVSTADGHLLALGVEELPPRRRPLDETARWVRERGGVAIVPHPFQRSRHGVRRKRLGRYDDAARGDAFDAIETYNSWLFTGYKNRRARRFARKRQYPSVAGSDAHNVGYVGRAYTEMEIPDVSRASLTADHILDAIRDGSTQVQGRRTPIPTSTKHYAGAAGRKSAYYAKRGALGSAILAKKGAFKSGYYAKIGALKSGSLAKTGAVQAARMLYRVSPFSQ from the coding sequence GTGTCCACGCTGACCGTTCGCATCGACCCTCACGTCCACTCGGAAGGTTCATACGACGCACACGACCCGGTCGAGCTTATCTTAGAGCAGGCCGCGGAGATTGGACTGGACGCCGTCGTCGTCACCGACCACGACGTTATCGACGAGTCCATCCGAGCGGCGCAACTCGCACCGATGTACGGTCTCGTCGGTATCCCCGGTGTGGAAGTTTCGACGGCTGACGGCCATCTTCTGGCCCTCGGCGTGGAGGAGCTACCCCCGCGCCGTCGACCGCTCGACGAGACCGCTCGTTGGGTTCGCGAGCGCGGTGGCGTCGCAATCGTTCCCCACCCGTTCCAGCGGAGTCGGCACGGCGTCCGACGCAAGCGACTCGGCCGATACGACGACGCCGCCCGCGGCGACGCCTTCGACGCCATCGAGACGTACAACTCGTGGCTGTTCACCGGGTACAAGAACCGCCGCGCCCGCCGGTTCGCCAGAAAGCGTCAGTATCCCAGTGTTGCCGGAAGTGACGCCCACAACGTCGGATACGTCGGACGTGCCTACACGGAGATGGAGATTCCCGACGTGTCTCGGGCTTCGCTCACGGCCGACCACATTCTCGACGCCATCCGCGACGGTTCGACGCAGGTTCAGGGCCGCCGGACGCCGATTCCGACGAGTACGAAACACTACGCGGGTGCGGCGGGGCGCAAATCCGCGTACTACGCCAAACGGGGCGCGTTGGGAAGCGCCATTCTCGCCAAGAAAGGCGCATTTAAATCCGGGTACTACGCGAAAATCGGCGCGCTGAAAAGCGGGTCGCTCGCGAAGACCGGTGCCGTACAGGCCGCACGAATGCTCTACCGCGTTTCGCCGTTCTCGCAGTAA
- a CDS encoding RAD55 family ATPase, translated as MRIPSGVSGFDELIQGGFLPRRLYVLSGPPGSGKTTFTAQFIAEGLRNGEKCMYITMHETEDELINDMSSFDFGFEALASSEGFRFINLVSPKGKHILNQFSQGGSASSVQSLTDKIVAFVNSRQVDRLVIDSTMLLRLFFANGSEEMTRFLTALKQGDATTLLISEMTDPSSYSDEHFLAHGVVFFHNYLEATGMTRGIQVIKMRGTNIDCDIRSLNFTDNGLVVNPRSKVDL; from the coding sequence ATGCGGATTCCGAGTGGGGTAAGCGGGTTCGACGAACTCATCCAGGGTGGCTTCCTTCCGCGACGCCTGTATGTGTTGAGCGGACCACCAGGGAGTGGAAAGACGACGTTTACGGCACAGTTTATCGCCGAAGGACTTCGAAACGGTGAGAAGTGTATGTACATCACCATGCACGAGACCGAAGACGAACTAATCAACGATATGTCAAGTTTTGACTTCGGGTTCGAGGCGCTCGCGAGTTCGGAGGGGTTCCGGTTTATCAACCTCGTGAGTCCGAAGGGCAAACACATCCTCAACCAGTTCTCCCAAGGCGGCAGTGCGTCGAGTGTCCAGAGTCTCACCGACAAGATTGTCGCCTTCGTCAACTCCCGACAGGTCGACCGTCTCGTCATCGACTCGACGATGCTTCTCCGTCTGTTCTTCGCCAACGGGTCCGAGGAGATGACGCGGTTCCTCACGGCGCTCAAGCAGGGTGACGCGACGACACTTCTCATCTCGGAGATGACCGACCCGTCGTCGTACTCCGACGAACACTTCCTGGCCCACGGCGTCGTGTTCTTCCACAACTATCTCGAAGCGACGGGGATGACTCGTGGTATCCAGGTCATCAAGATGCGCGGGACGAACATCGATTGCGACATCCGGTCGCTCAACTTCACCGACAACGGGCTTGTGGTCAACCCACGCTCGAAGGTCGACCTCTGA